The sequence TTGTTATCCATAAACGAGGTGGTTACCTCTGATAACATCAAGCGCACCGCATCTGGACAAGGCATAGGAGCTACCAAATAGATTAAGCGGGGTTGTTGTTCGTCTTCAAAACGCACTACGCCGGCTCGAGGTTGACGAACTGCTGAGGTTTTACAGTGAATCACTCTTGTCCCGTATTCTTCAAAGTAAAGGGCCCCCAGCTGCTCACGGTTTTGGAAATCCTGACACAACTGATGCTGCTCGCTCTCGTCCTGCACAAGCTGTTCGGCAAGAAAGGCGGTTATTGAATCAAGGTCGTCACAGGAAGCGGACGGATAGGTATAAAGGTTGAAACTAAGTATGAAATCCCAAATCCTATCAAAAGAAATCTTATTGAACTTTGCTGATAATGCGCTGGATGTAAGCGGTGATACCAGGACGCTGTCTGTTCCCGGAGCAGCAACCTCATGCATATCCGTAAGCATCTGGGTGATATCACTACGCAGCCGTTCGCGATTCAACGGCAGTGATATTTGCAACACATGGGTTTTGACATAACTCAGCGGAAAAGTTGTCAGCACCAGTTCGATCCGATGGGCTTCCAGATAGCTTTGTTCGATTTTGTACACGGCCGTAGCTTCAACCACTTCCAACCGAGGAAAATCGCGTTTCAAAATGGCCTGCAAGTACGCCGCCAATCCAATCCCCTCGAAACAGCAGACCAGACAACGAACTTTGTGATTTGGTACATTTTCACGATTCAGCACCAGAGATTGAAAATGGATAAACAGATATTCAAGATCTCTCGGCATCGCTTGGATCCCATAGTATTGATCAAGGAGCTGGTTCAGAAAAACTTCTTTTTCGCTGCGATGTTCATTGTCGTTGGCTGAATTACCCCAGTCTCCATGCCACGTGGGAATCCCGTTTTGCAGCCGTGTAACCAGTGACGAAACCGCCAGACAGAGGCACTCCTGCAAATGCCTGTCCAGATAGTATAATTCGTTATCCAGCGTACCAAAATGGCTGATCATACGTTCGACCATTTCTCTGATTCGCGGTGAGATGATTTCTGCGTATTCATACATACATCCCTCGGAAATATCACCGATCTCCAAAACCTGGATGA comes from Spartobacteria bacterium and encodes:
- a CDS encoding HTH domain-containing protein, with translation MKDRQKMMLRFLLTTDGVIRIDDMAATFSVGKRTVSRDLDDLENWLSLRGAVLERKPNQGIQVLTFGRSPQELLGIINTPESYLETLQPSVRKKLILLYLIFQNREVKISELAYVFFISDTTVWNDLNAIDKDLEGTSCRLHRLKGVGLRLTGEELSLRLRFLRILTELFSSHTIIPCLYNMQANSINSLEVNQFKLLMNRMRFPTNREPAMVYISSMCADLGYRFTMAGEALLFFYLQIANHRIKSGAHIVRSDIPACMDRFNQVGQVLLSKLTDRTFSGKLPEGEVDFIGLFIQVLEIGDISEGCMYEYAEIISPRIREMVERMISHFGTLDNELYYLDRHLQECLCLAVSSLVTRLQNGIPTWHGDWGNSANDNEHRSEKEVFLNQLLDQYYGIQAMPRDLEYLFIHFQSLVLNRENVPNHKVRCLVCCFEGIGLAAYLQAILKRDFPRLEVVEATAVYKIEQSYLEAHRIELVLTTFPLSYVKTHVLQISLPLNRERLRSDITQMLTDMHEVAAPGTDSVLVSPLTSSALSAKFNKISFDRIWDFILSFNLYTYPSASCDDLDSITAFLAEQLVQDESEQHQLCQDFQNREQLGALYFEEYGTRVIHCKTSAVRQPRAGVVRFEDEQQPRLIYLVAPMPCPDAVRLMLSEVTTSFMDNKYFRKAMMYGPLSQIRKNLMDVYKELL